The Salvia miltiorrhiza cultivar Shanhuang (shh) chromosome 1, IMPLAD_Smil_shh, whole genome shotgun sequence genome has a window encoding:
- the LOC130985699 gene encoding loganic acid O-methyltransferase-like, translating into MAESACPMNGGDGTYSYSKNSTWQRSGASAVKDLINEALMENLEIDKLLCGSTRFAVADLGCSVGPNTFYCMESIIEAVQQKSSPKKLEFQVLFNDKIGNDFNTLFASLPQERNYFAAAVAGSFYGRLFPSSSIHIAYSSAALHWLSKVPEEGSPAWNAGKIHYNGASDAVVRAYEEQFEEEMEIFLRCRAEEIVAGGIMVINMPGVPHRDVPHRAAVMLSFIESILIDMVKERVVEQEQMDSFNIPIIFPCIETMRRVVEKNGSFENVKMEMVDGRAHAEAESVVMHLRAAMEMTIANHFGNEIMEQLFVRAMQRKLHFTQILGGTSSPAGIFVVLKRK; encoded by the exons ATGGCTGAATCTGCTTGCCCAATGAATGGTGGTGACGGCACGTATAGCTACAGCAAGAACTCCACTTGGCAG AGATCTGGTGCAAGTGCTGTGAAGGATTTAATAAATGAGGCGTTGATGGAGAATCTTGAGATAGACAAGCTGTTATGTGGTTCGACGAGATTCGCCGTCGCCGATTTAGGTTGTTCGGTGGGGCCCAACACATTCTACTGCATGGAATCCATCATCGAAGCCGTACAGCAAAAGTCGTCTCCTAAAAAACTGGAATTCCAAGTGTTGTTCAACGATAAGATCGGCAACGACTTCAACACCCTCTTCGCCTCTCTTCCTCAGGAAAGGAACTACTttgcggcggcggtggcgggtTCCTTCTACGGCAGATTGTTCCCTTCTTCCTCCATCCACATCGCCTATTCCTCGGCCGCACTCCACTGGTTGTCGAAGGTGCCGGAGGAAGGATCTCCGGCGTGGAACGCAGGTAAAATCCACTACAACGGCGCGTCCGACGCGGTGGTGAGGGCGTATGAAGAGCAGTTCGAGGAAGAGATGGAGATATTCTTGAGATGCAGAGCTGAGGAGATAGTGGCGGGAGGGATTATGGTGATTAACATGCCTGGTGTGCCTCACAGAGATGTTCCACATCGTGCTGCCGTCATGCTTAGTTTTATTGAGTCCATCCTCATCGACATGGTGAAAGAG AGAGTTGTAGAGCAAGAGCAGATGGACTCGTTCAACATTCCTATTATATTTCCTTGTATAGAGACAATGAGAAGAGTGGTAGAGAAAAATGGAAGTTTCGAAAATGTGAAAATGGAAATGGTGGATGGCAGGGCCCATGCGGAGGCTGAGAGTGTAGTTATGCACCTTAGAGCAGCAATGGAAATGACTATAGCCAATCACTTTGGAAATGAGATTATGGAACAACTTTTCGTGAGGGCCATGCAACGCAAGCTTCACTTCACTCAAATCTTGGGAGGGACTTCATCTCCAGCTGGTATCTTTGTTGTGCTCAAGCGCAAATAA
- the LOC130985709 gene encoding loganic acid O-methyltransferase-like has translation MVGMAPIGVYVQRDGVSAVKDAINETLMKNLDIEKLVCGSNRFAVADLGCSVGPNTFYAMESLIETVKQKCHQQGLDSDKLEFQVFFSVQIGNDFNTLFASLPHGQGRTYFAAAVPGSFHGRLFPSSSVHVAYCLFAIHWLSKLPEELLLKDSPAWNDGRIHYAGASDAVVKAYADQFERDMENFLRARAEEIVAGGMIVIVVPGVPDGVVDYDSLYFGFLESLLADMVTEELIEQEQVDLFNIPNVYPCAKDLRRVVERNGCFEIVKMEFGNVVVGGTMEPESFILQMRAIFERSMANHFGNAVVHQLFERAMQLKLDFARLLGSAGIHEIMGQVLAALKRK, from the exons ATGGTGGGGATGGCACCTATT ggTGTATATGTACAGAGAGATGGGGTGAGTGCTGTGAAGGACGCAATAAATGAGACGTTAATGAAGAATCTTGACATAGAAAAATTGGTGTGTGGTTCGAACAGATTCGCCGTCGCCGACTTAGGATGCTCGGTGGGGCCCAACACATTCTACGCCATGGAATCCTTAATCGAAACAGTGAAACAGAAATGCCATCAACAAGGCTTGGATTCCGACAAGCTCGAATTCCAAGTGTTCTTCAGTGTCCAGATCGGCAACGACTTCAACACCCTCTTCGCCTCTCTTCCTCATGGCCAGGGAAGGACCTACttcgccgccgccgtgccgGGTTCTTTCCACGGCCGGCTGTTCCCTTCTTCCTCCGTCCACGTGGCGTATTGCTTGTTCGCCATCCACTGGCTGTCGAAGCTGCCGGAGGAGCTGCTGCTCAAGGACTCGCCGGCGTGGAACGATGGTAGGATTCACTATGCGGGCGCCTCTGACGCGGTGGTGAAAGCCTATGCGGATCAGTTCGAGCGAGACATGGAGAATTTCTTGAGAGCAAGAGCTGAAGAGATTGTGGCGGGCGGCATGATCGTAATCGTGGTGCCCGGCGTCCCCGACGGAGTTGTAGACTACGACAGCCTATACTTTGGATTTTTGGAGTCTCTCCTTGCGGACATGGTCACAGAG GAACTTATAGAGCAAGAACAAGTGGACTTGTTCAACATTCCTAATGTATATCCTTGTGCGAAAGATCTGAGGAGGGTGGTTGAGAGAAATGGGTGTTTTGAAATTGTGAAAATGGAATTTGGGAACGTTGTGGTTGGTGGCACCATGGAGCCTGAGAGTTTCATACTCCAGATGAGAGCAATATTTGAAAGAAGCATGGCCAATCATTTTGGAAATGCGGTGGTTCACCAACTTTTCGAGAGAGCCATGCAACTTAAACTCGATTTTGCTCGGCTTTTGGGCTCCGCTGGCATCCATGAGATTATGGGTCAGGTCTTGGCTGCGCTCAAGCGCAAATGA
- the LOC131008682 gene encoding loganic acid O-methyltransferase-like: MAESACPMNGGDGTYSYSKNSTWQRSGASAVKDLINEALTENLEIDKLLCGSKRFAVADLGCSVGPNTFYSMESIIEAVQQKSSPKKLEFQVLFNDQIGNDFNTLFASLPRERNYFAAAVAGSFYGRLFPSSSIHIAYSSAALHWLSKVPEEGSPAWNAGKIHYNGASDAVVRAYEEQFEEEMEIFLRCRAEEIVAGGIMVINMPGVPHRDVPHRAAVMLSFIESILIDMVKEVCTSTSYYLHFLF, encoded by the exons ATGGCTGAATCTGCTTGCCCAATGAATGGTGGTGACGGCACGTATAGCTACAGCAAGAACTCCACTTGGCAG AGATCTGGTGCAAGTGCTGTGAAGGATTTAATAAATGAGGCGTTGACGGAGAATCTTGAGATAGACAAGCTGTTATGTGGTTCGAAGAGATTCGCCGTCGCCGATTTAGGTTGTTCGGTGGGGCCCAACACATTCTACTCCATGGAATCCATCATCGAAGCCGTACAGCAAAAGTCGTCTCCTAAAAAACTCGAATTCCAAGTGTTGTTCAACGATCAGATCGGCAATGACTTCAACACCCTCTTCGCATCTCTTCCTCGGGAAAGGAACTACTttgcggcggcggtggcgggtTCCTTCTACGGCAGATTGTTCCCTTCTTCCTCCATCCACATCGCCTATTCCTCGGCCGCACTCCACTGGTTGTCGAAGGTGCCGGAGGAAGGATCTCCGGCGTGGAACGCAGGTAAAATCCACTACAACGGCGCCTCCGACGCGGTGGTGAGGGCGTATGAAGAGCAGTTCGAGGAAGAGATGGAGATATTCTTGAGATGCAGAGCTGAGGAGATAGTGGCGGGAGGGATTATGGTGATTAACATGCCTGGTGTGCCTCACAGAGATGTTCCACATCGTGCTGCCGTCATGCTTAGTTTTATTGAGTCCATCCTCATCGACATGGTGAAAGAGGTATGTACATCTACTAGCTACTACCttcatttcttattttaa
- the LOC130985721 gene encoding loganic acid O-methyltransferase-like, whose amino-acid sequence MENEKSRKMSQSSPMNGRDGTYSYTKNSILQRDGVSAVKDAINETLMKNLDVEKLVCGSTSTRFAVADLGCSVGPNTFYAMESLIETLKQKCHQQGLDSDKLEFQVFFSDQIGNDFNTLFASLPHGQGRNYFAAAVPGSFHGRLFPSSSVHVAYCLFAIHWLSKLPEELLLKDSPAWNVGRIHYAGASDAVVKAYADQFERDMENFLRARAEEIVAGGMIIIVVPGVPDGVVDYDSLYFGFLESLLADMVTEELIEQEQVDLFNIPNVYPCAKDLRRVVERNGCFEIVKMEFGNVVVGGTMEPESFILQTRAIFERSMANHFGNAVVHQLFERAMQLKLDFARLLGSAGIHEIMGQVLAALKRK is encoded by the exons ATGGAAAATGAGAAAAGCAGGAAAATGAGTCAATCATCTCCGATGAATGGTCGGGATGGCACCTATAGCTACACCAAGAATTCCATCTTGCAG AGAGATGGGGTGAGTGCTGTGAAGGACGCAATAAATGAGACGTTGATGAAGAATCTTGATGTCGAAAAGTTGGTGTGTGGTTCGACCAGTACCAGATTCGCCGTCGCCGACTTAGGATGCTCGGTGGGGCCCAACACATTCTACGCCATGGAATCCTTAATCGAAACACTGAAACAGAAATGCCATCAACAAGGCTTGGATTCCGACAAGCTCGAATTCCAAGTGTTTTTCAGTGACCAGATCGGCAACGACTTCAACACCCTCTTCGCCTCTCTTCCTCATGGCCAGGGAAGGAATTACTTCGCCGCTGCCGTGCCGGGTTCTTTCCACGGCCGGCTGTTCCCTTCTTCCTCCGTCCACGTGGCGTATTGCTTGTTCGCCATCCACTGGCTGTCGAAGCTGCCGGAGGAGCTGCTGCTCAAGGACTCGCCGGCGTGGAACGTTGGTAGGATTCACTATGCGGGCGCCTCTGACGCGGTGGTGAAAGCCTATGCGGATCAGTTCGAGCGAGACATGGAGAATTTCTTGAGAGCAAGAGCTGAAGAGATTGTGGCGGGCGGCATGATCATAATCGTGGTGCCCGGCGTCCCCGACGGAGTTGTAGACTACGACAGCCTATACTTTGGATTTTTGGAGTCTCTCCTTGCGGACATGGTCACAGAG GAACTTATAGAGCAAGAACAAGTGGACTTGTTCAACATTCCTAATGTATATCCTTGTGCGAAAGATCTGAGGAGGGTGGTTGAGAGAAATGGGTGTTTTGAAATTGTGAAAATGGAATTTGGGAACGTTGTGGTTGGTGGCACCATGGAGCCTGAGAGTTTCATACTCCAGACGAGAGCAATATTTGAAAGAAGCATGGCCAATCATTTTGGAAATGCGGTGGTTCACCAACTTTTCGAGAGAGCCATGCAACTTAAACTCGATTTTGCTCGGCTTTTGGGCTCCGCTGGCATCCATGAGATTATGGGTCAGGTCTTGGCTGCGCTCAAGCGCAAATGA